A genomic region of Zea mays cultivar B73 chromosome 6, Zm-B73-REFERENCE-NAM-5.0, whole genome shotgun sequence contains the following coding sequences:
- the LOC118472283 gene encoding uncharacterized protein, whose amino-acid sequence ENIKVVCEYPDVFPEELPGMPPDRDIEFSIELVPGTNKYPLPRIEDLFDQMKGAKIFSKIDLRSGYHQLKIRAEDVPKTAFTTRYGLYEFLVMSFGLTNAPAYFMNLMNKVFMEYLDQFVVVFIDDILIYSPNEETHEDHLRLPLTSLLEKGKEFKWDEACQNCFEELKKRLTTAPILVMPDIHKGFDVYCDASHLGLGCVLMQEGKVIAYASRQLRKHEKNYPTHDLELAAVCKIFTDHKSLKYIFTQKELNLRQRRWLELIKDYDLEIQYHPGKANVVADALSEWKWEEISMDFIVGLPRTRDGYDSIWVIVDRLTKVAHFIPVKTTYSGAQLAELYMSRIVCLHGVPKKIVSDRGTQFTSRFWKRLHESMDTKLNFSSAYHPQTDGQTERTNQVLEDMLRACALKHGRSWDKSLPYAEFSYNNSYQASLKMAPFEALYGRKCRTPLYWNQTGESQVFGPEILQEAEKQVQIIRENLKTAQSRQKSYADNRRRELLFEVGDFVYLKVSPMRGMKRFKVKGKLSPRYIGPFKILERKGEVAYQLELPDRLSDVHDVFHVSQLKKCLRVPEEQLPMEELNVNEDLTYSEYPIRILETSRRITRSKVINMCKVQWSHHSEDEATWEREDELRAEFPQ is encoded by the exons gaaaatatcaaagtagtgtgcgaatacccagacgtatttccggaagaattaccaggtatgccacctgaccgtgatatagagttttctattgaattagtacccggaacc aataaatacccactacctcgaattgaagatttattcgatcaaatgaagggagctaagatattctcgaagatagatctgagatcgggatatcatcagttaaagatccgagcagaagatgtaccgaagacagccttcacgacgagatatggattatatgagtttttggtcatgtcgtttggactgactaatgcaccagcatactttatgaacttgatgaataaagtattcatggaatatttggatcagtttgtggtcgtattcattgacgacatactgatatattctccgaatgaagaaacacacgaagatcatctaaggcta cctcttacctctctactggagaaaggcaaagagttcaaatgggatgaagcttgtcagaattgttttgaggaactcaagaagaggttaaccactgcaccaatactggtaatgccagacatccacaagggatttgatgtgtattgcgatgcatcacaccttggacttggatgtgtgctaatgcaagaaggaaaggtgattgcttatgcttcaagacagttgaggaaacatgagaagaattatcctacacatgatttggaactagcagccgta tgcaaaatcttcacggatcataaaagcttgaaatatatattcactcagaaggaactcaacctcagacagagaagatggctagagttgattaaagattatgatttggagatacaatatcaccccggaaaggcaaatgtagtagctgatgctttgagc gaatggaaatgggaagaaatcagtatggatttcatagttggactaccccgtactcgagatggctatgattcaatatgggtcatagtagacaggttaaccaaagtggcacattttatacctgtgaagacaacttactcaggagcccagttagcagagttatacatgtcgaggattgtttgtctgcatggagtaccaaagaagatcgtatcagatcgaggaacccaatttacctcgcgcttttggaaaagacttcatgagtccatggataccaagctaaattttagttcaGCGTATCACccgcaaacggatgggcaaacagaaaggacaaaccaagtgttggaagatatgctaagagcttgtgctctaaagcatggtagaagctgggataaaagtttgccttatgcagaattttcgtataacaacagttatcaagcaagtctcaaaatggcaccgtttgaagcactatatggacgaaagtgtagaacaccactttattggaatcagactggagaaagtcaagtatttggtccagaaattctccaagaggcggaaaagcaagtgcaaattatcagagaaaatttgaagacagcacagtcaagacagaaaagctatgctgataatagaagaagagaattgttgtttgaagtaggagactttgtctaccttaaagtttcaccgatgagaggaatgaaaaggtttaaggttaaaggaaaattatcacctcgctatattggcccattcaagattttggaaagaaaaggcgaagtagcctaccagttagagctacccgatagattatcagatgtgcatgacgtatttcacgtgtcacaactcaagaagtgcttaagagtacccgaagaacagttacccatggaagaactgaatgttaatgaagatttgacttattcggagtacccaatcagaattctggaaacatctcgcagaattacacggagtaaagtcattaacatgtgcaaagttcagtggagtcatcattcggaagatgaagccacttgggaaagagaagatgaactcagagcagaattccctcag
- the LOC118472158 gene encoding uncharacterized protein isoform X2, with amino-acid sequence MSGDGSMVKDNAYVRSNFHFSFSFLESWKSRYSQGFHGGVVNLGVGQRLYLLRQTVLSHSNCPFAYLYHSVILSAIQLCTELSKASKDALEYLRKVRASISYHKAQTNISYFVLYKDCQESARFGRELHGPGCIIVKGETPWVLISAIQLCTELCKASKDALEYLRKMVRTLQTTRVNTSYAPQPRQIPAYPVVVEDAPANLPPVRVENVINLEDSSEEQLPTPTPLAESLAFAAASSTSASPAPAFQAPAPGGDDPDDSGDGDDEDDDDDDDDGEDEHVHEEADYAQEDHFMGIGPVVEHYTSMFETGHFPNLLQAVLHELGAYVRPLYETRRVSEPPRACYYITRIHVRVMDAGDRGFRTLSAHESLIPLSTYAASVSDAARRTLWSLSHTYRQQLQNTRFRHLPQRLRGESQTNIVPGEPGEDRLNTLAGVVAGLNTDLDSATLDLYSVHLELENAHARIAALEAQLQGLNPPEAQVPAVTLSPPRKRLRYGEAGSVTRLL; translated from the exons ATGAG TGGAGATGGTAGCATGGTGAAGGATAATGCCTACGTGCGCAGcaattttcatttttcttttaGTTTCTTGGAGTCGTGGAAATCTCGCTATTCACAAGGATTTCATGGCGGCGTTGTTAATTTGGG GGTTGGGCAGAGGCTTTACCTTTTGCGTCAGACAGTGCTCTC TCACAGCAATTGTCCTTTTGCCTACCTGTATCATTCTGTCATACTATCTGCAATTCAGCTATGCACAGAACTATCAAAAGCAAGCAAAGATGCTCTAGAGTACCTGAGGAAGGTAAGGGCATCTATTTCTTACCACAAGGCCCAAACCAATATAA GCTACTTTGTGCTCTATAAGGATTGCCAGGAAAGTGCCAGATTTGGCAGAGAACTTCATGGGCCTGGATGCATCATTGTTAAAGGAGAAACACCATGGGTCCTTATATCTGCAATTCAGCTATGCACAGAACTATGCAAAGCAAGCAAAGATGCTCTAGAGTACCTGAGGAAG atggttcgcacTCTTCAAACCACTCGCGTCAACACCAGCTACGCCCCTCAGCCCCGGCAGATCCCGgcctacccagtggtagtcgaggatGCCCCAGCGAATCTCCCTCCCGTCCGAGTGGAGAACGTCATCAACCTGGAGGACAGTTCGGAGGAGCAGCTGCCGACCCCCACCCCGTTGGCCGAGTCCCTGGCCTTCGCAGCTGCGTCATCGACGTCAGCATCGCCGGCACCAGCCTTCCAAgcacctgcacctggaggcgacgaCCCCGATGACTCCGGAGACGGCgacgacgaggatgacgacgacgacgacgacgatggagaGGACGAACACGTCCACGAGGAAGCTGACTACGCCCAGGAGGACCACTTCATGGGGATTGGTCCAGTTGtcgaacattacacatcaatgttcgaaacagggcacttccccaacctgctgcaggCAGTGCTGCACGAGCTAGGAGCCTACGTCCGCCCCCTGTATGAGACGaggcgagtgagcgagcctccccgggcttgctattacatcactcgcatccatgtcagggtgatggatgcaggtgacAGGGGATTCAGGACTCTGTCTGCTCACGAGTCCCTGATACCACTGTCCACCTATGCTGCCTCTGTCAGCGACGCTGCCCGTCGGACCCTGTGGTCGCttagccacacctaccggcagcagctgcagaacaCAAGGTTCAGGCATCTCCCTCAGCGCCTGCGTGGAGAGAGCCAGACCAACATTGTCCCAGGTGAACctggtgaggatcgcctcaacaccctagctggtgtagtggccggtctcaacaccgacctAGACAGTGCCACTCTGGACCTCTACAGtgtgcacttggagctggagaacgcccacgccaggattgcagccctggaagcccaactGCAGGGACTGAATCCGCCAGAAGCTCAGGTTCCCGCCGTGACGTtgtctcctccccgcaagaggctgCGCTACGGAGAGGCCGGATCAGTCACTAGGCTGCTTTAG
- the LOC118472158 gene encoding uncharacterized protein isoform X1 has translation MRVVQLYFAWFSGDGSMVKDNAYVRSNFHFSFSFLESWKSRYSQGFHGGVVNLGVGQRLYLLRQTVLSHSNCPFAYLYHSVILSAIQLCTELSKASKDALEYLRKVRASISYHKAQTNISYFVLYKDCQESARFGRELHGPGCIIVKGETPWVLISAIQLCTELCKASKDALEYLRKMVRTLQTTRVNTSYAPQPRQIPAYPVVVEDAPANLPPVRVENVINLEDSSEEQLPTPTPLAESLAFAAASSTSASPAPAFQAPAPGGDDPDDSGDGDDEDDDDDDDDGEDEHVHEEADYAQEDHFMGIGPVVEHYTSMFETGHFPNLLQAVLHELGAYVRPLYETRRVSEPPRACYYITRIHVRVMDAGDRGFRTLSAHESLIPLSTYAASVSDAARRTLWSLSHTYRQQLQNTRFRHLPQRLRGESQTNIVPGEPGEDRLNTLAGVVAGLNTDLDSATLDLYSVHLELENAHARIAALEAQLQGLNPPEAQVPAVTLSPPRKRLRYGEAGSVTRLL, from the exons ATGAG AGTGGTTCAACTCTATTTTGCTTGGTTCAGTGGAGATGGTAGCATGGTGAAGGATAATGCCTACGTGCGCAGcaattttcatttttcttttaGTTTCTTGGAGTCGTGGAAATCTCGCTATTCACAAGGATTTCATGGCGGCGTTGTTAATTTGGG GGTTGGGCAGAGGCTTTACCTTTTGCGTCAGACAGTGCTCTC TCACAGCAATTGTCCTTTTGCCTACCTGTATCATTCTGTCATACTATCTGCAATTCAGCTATGCACAGAACTATCAAAAGCAAGCAAAGATGCTCTAGAGTACCTGAGGAAGGTAAGGGCATCTATTTCTTACCACAAGGCCCAAACCAATATAA GCTACTTTGTGCTCTATAAGGATTGCCAGGAAAGTGCCAGATTTGGCAGAGAACTTCATGGGCCTGGATGCATCATTGTTAAAGGAGAAACACCATGGGTCCTTATATCTGCAATTCAGCTATGCACAGAACTATGCAAAGCAAGCAAAGATGCTCTAGAGTACCTGAGGAAG atggttcgcacTCTTCAAACCACTCGCGTCAACACCAGCTACGCCCCTCAGCCCCGGCAGATCCCGgcctacccagtggtagtcgaggatGCCCCAGCGAATCTCCCTCCCGTCCGAGTGGAGAACGTCATCAACCTGGAGGACAGTTCGGAGGAGCAGCTGCCGACCCCCACCCCGTTGGCCGAGTCCCTGGCCTTCGCAGCTGCGTCATCGACGTCAGCATCGCCGGCACCAGCCTTCCAAgcacctgcacctggaggcgacgaCCCCGATGACTCCGGAGACGGCgacgacgaggatgacgacgacgacgacgacgatggagaGGACGAACACGTCCACGAGGAAGCTGACTACGCCCAGGAGGACCACTTCATGGGGATTGGTCCAGTTGtcgaacattacacatcaatgttcgaaacagggcacttccccaacctgctgcaggCAGTGCTGCACGAGCTAGGAGCCTACGTCCGCCCCCTGTATGAGACGaggcgagtgagcgagcctccccgggcttgctattacatcactcgcatccatgtcagggtgatggatgcaggtgacAGGGGATTCAGGACTCTGTCTGCTCACGAGTCCCTGATACCACTGTCCACCTATGCTGCCTCTGTCAGCGACGCTGCCCGTCGGACCCTGTGGTCGCttagccacacctaccggcagcagctgcagaacaCAAGGTTCAGGCATCTCCCTCAGCGCCTGCGTGGAGAGAGCCAGACCAACATTGTCCCAGGTGAACctggtgaggatcgcctcaacaccctagctggtgtagtggccggtctcaacaccgacctAGACAGTGCCACTCTGGACCTCTACAGtgtgcacttggagctggagaacgcccacgccaggattgcagccctggaagcccaactGCAGGGACTGAATCCGCCAGAAGCTCAGGTTCCCGCCGTGACGTtgtctcctccccgcaagaggctgCGCTACGGAGAGGCCGGATCAGTCACTAGGCTGCTTTAG
- the LOC118472158 gene encoding uncharacterized protein isoform X3, whose product MRVGQRLYLLRQTVLSHSNCPFAYLYHSVILSAIQLCTELSKASKDALEYLRKVRASISYHKAQTNISYFVLYKDCQESARFGRELHGPGCIIVKGETPWVLISAIQLCTELCKASKDALEYLRKMVRTLQTTRVNTSYAPQPRQIPAYPVVVEDAPANLPPVRVENVINLEDSSEEQLPTPTPLAESLAFAAASSTSASPAPAFQAPAPGGDDPDDSGDGDDEDDDDDDDDGEDEHVHEEADYAQEDHFMGIGPVVEHYTSMFETGHFPNLLQAVLHELGAYVRPLYETRRVSEPPRACYYITRIHVRVMDAGDRGFRTLSAHESLIPLSTYAASVSDAARRTLWSLSHTYRQQLQNTRFRHLPQRLRGESQTNIVPGEPGEDRLNTLAGVVAGLNTDLDSATLDLYSVHLELENAHARIAALEAQLQGLNPPEAQVPAVTLSPPRKRLRYGEAGSVTRLL is encoded by the exons ATGAG GGTTGGGCAGAGGCTTTACCTTTTGCGTCAGACAGTGCTCTC TCACAGCAATTGTCCTTTTGCCTACCTGTATCATTCTGTCATACTATCTGCAATTCAGCTATGCACAGAACTATCAAAAGCAAGCAAAGATGCTCTAGAGTACCTGAGGAAGGTAAGGGCATCTATTTCTTACCACAAGGCCCAAACCAATATAA GCTACTTTGTGCTCTATAAGGATTGCCAGGAAAGTGCCAGATTTGGCAGAGAACTTCATGGGCCTGGATGCATCATTGTTAAAGGAGAAACACCATGGGTCCTTATATCTGCAATTCAGCTATGCACAGAACTATGCAAAGCAAGCAAAGATGCTCTAGAGTACCTGAGGAAG atggttcgcacTCTTCAAACCACTCGCGTCAACACCAGCTACGCCCCTCAGCCCCGGCAGATCCCGgcctacccagtggtagtcgaggatGCCCCAGCGAATCTCCCTCCCGTCCGAGTGGAGAACGTCATCAACCTGGAGGACAGTTCGGAGGAGCAGCTGCCGACCCCCACCCCGTTGGCCGAGTCCCTGGCCTTCGCAGCTGCGTCATCGACGTCAGCATCGCCGGCACCAGCCTTCCAAgcacctgcacctggaggcgacgaCCCCGATGACTCCGGAGACGGCgacgacgaggatgacgacgacgacgacgacgatggagaGGACGAACACGTCCACGAGGAAGCTGACTACGCCCAGGAGGACCACTTCATGGGGATTGGTCCAGTTGtcgaacattacacatcaatgttcgaaacagggcacttccccaacctgctgcaggCAGTGCTGCACGAGCTAGGAGCCTACGTCCGCCCCCTGTATGAGACGaggcgagtgagcgagcctccccgggcttgctattacatcactcgcatccatgtcagggtgatggatgcaggtgacAGGGGATTCAGGACTCTGTCTGCTCACGAGTCCCTGATACCACTGTCCACCTATGCTGCCTCTGTCAGCGACGCTGCCCGTCGGACCCTGTGGTCGCttagccacacctaccggcagcagctgcagaacaCAAGGTTCAGGCATCTCCCTCAGCGCCTGCGTGGAGAGAGCCAGACCAACATTGTCCCAGGTGAACctggtgaggatcgcctcaacaccctagctggtgtagtggccggtctcaacaccgacctAGACAGTGCCACTCTGGACCTCTACAGtgtgcacttggagctggagaacgcccacgccaggattgcagccctggaagcccaactGCAGGGACTGAATCCGCCAGAAGCTCAGGTTCCCGCCGTGACGTtgtctcctccccgcaagaggctgCGCTACGGAGAGGCCGGATCAGTCACTAGGCTGCTTTAG
- the LOC118472158 gene encoding uncharacterized protein isoform X4, whose amino-acid sequence MHRTIKSKQRCSRVPEEGYFVLYKDCQESARFGRELHGPGCIIVKGETPWVLISAIQLCTELCKASKDALEYLRKMVRTLQTTRVNTSYAPQPRQIPAYPVVVEDAPANLPPVRVENVINLEDSSEEQLPTPTPLAESLAFAAASSTSASPAPAFQAPAPGGDDPDDSGDGDDEDDDDDDDDGEDEHVHEEADYAQEDHFMGIGPVVEHYTSMFETGHFPNLLQAVLHELGAYVRPLYETRRVSEPPRACYYITRIHVRVMDAGDRGFRTLSAHESLIPLSTYAASVSDAARRTLWSLSHTYRQQLQNTRFRHLPQRLRGESQTNIVPGEPGEDRLNTLAGVVAGLNTDLDSATLDLYSVHLELENAHARIAALEAQLQGLNPPEAQVPAVTLSPPRKRLRYGEAGSVTRLL is encoded by the exons ATGCACAGAACTATCAAAAGCAAGCAAAGATGCTCTAGAGTACCTGAGGAAG GCTACTTTGTGCTCTATAAGGATTGCCAGGAAAGTGCCAGATTTGGCAGAGAACTTCATGGGCCTGGATGCATCATTGTTAAAGGAGAAACACCATGGGTCCTTATATCTGCAATTCAGCTATGCACAGAACTATGCAAAGCAAGCAAAGATGCTCTAGAGTACCTGAGGAAG atggttcgcacTCTTCAAACCACTCGCGTCAACACCAGCTACGCCCCTCAGCCCCGGCAGATCCCGgcctacccagtggtagtcgaggatGCCCCAGCGAATCTCCCTCCCGTCCGAGTGGAGAACGTCATCAACCTGGAGGACAGTTCGGAGGAGCAGCTGCCGACCCCCACCCCGTTGGCCGAGTCCCTGGCCTTCGCAGCTGCGTCATCGACGTCAGCATCGCCGGCACCAGCCTTCCAAgcacctgcacctggaggcgacgaCCCCGATGACTCCGGAGACGGCgacgacgaggatgacgacgacgacgacgacgatggagaGGACGAACACGTCCACGAGGAAGCTGACTACGCCCAGGAGGACCACTTCATGGGGATTGGTCCAGTTGtcgaacattacacatcaatgttcgaaacagggcacttccccaacctgctgcaggCAGTGCTGCACGAGCTAGGAGCCTACGTCCGCCCCCTGTATGAGACGaggcgagtgagcgagcctccccgggcttgctattacatcactcgcatccatgtcagggtgatggatgcaggtgacAGGGGATTCAGGACTCTGTCTGCTCACGAGTCCCTGATACCACTGTCCACCTATGCTGCCTCTGTCAGCGACGCTGCCCGTCGGACCCTGTGGTCGCttagccacacctaccggcagcagctgcagaacaCAAGGTTCAGGCATCTCCCTCAGCGCCTGCGTGGAGAGAGCCAGACCAACATTGTCCCAGGTGAACctggtgaggatcgcctcaacaccctagctggtgtagtggccggtctcaacaccgacctAGACAGTGCCACTCTGGACCTCTACAGtgtgcacttggagctggagaacgcccacgccaggattgcagccctggaagcccaactGCAGGGACTGAATCCGCCAGAAGCTCAGGTTCCCGCCGTGACGTtgtctcctccccgcaagaggctgCGCTACGGAGAGGCCGGATCAGTCACTAGGCTGCTTTAG